The Girardinichthys multiradiatus isolate DD_20200921_A chromosome 9, DD_fGirMul_XY1, whole genome shotgun sequence genome segment ttaaaatgaaaaagacatttgagatttatttttcgaaatgtaccccagcaaatagataccaaaattcaatttgaaatgtaaaatttgaaaatgaaaaagcatttccagaaatgctttttcattttaagaatgtggctgcgttatttgacccataaataaaattagtaatcaatcatcctatttgcattttcttcttcatgactgcacattttatgccatgatcaaaaagaaaataaagcagacattgctttttcgtttttgtggtctgcccgcaaagtactgcccagaactcgaaaacgaaaaagcattccgagctgcgggcgcagcagagtgacgtcagcagccgctcttcctcagctccttgCTGACCGAGCAACCCAttttgttcggtagggggcgctgtgcacgtctgcattgcattacattacaaacgtgccgagaaattgattgaattgcagcagggagctcaatttgtggcagtggccggcagaactggtagttccggtggcagcctcatggcctgggacatccagcgtgtttttaagcatttatttatatttttctgtgagtgacgattcagaatagccgctcgtgctctataataaaccggctgtttgtgcaataaatcttggTCATcttttcaacacgtcacacatacacatagtgctatttattttccatgtcaagtaaatacaatcaccttatgttatgggtctaaaactgtttattaaataataatcaataatgaaatcattatgtaaagccaacaggctataacaacaatgacatcccatttgcccataatcagcatcagcttccacaaaaacagcggcgaccgcattggcaagcttttacggccggtctacCACCTTCtggcataaaacaaataaaaggacaATCAGTTGTgaattttatgaaaaaaattatatgtaaaaaaaaaaagatttacccTTCTTAATAATCTATGGAAAAAACGTTATTGTCTTTATGGTGATTAAACCCTTCATATAaatgctgaccagctttttgcatttctccactgtagctgtgctgatgagctccaagtAATATCCGACTCAGGTCAGGATTGTGGCTAAGCCATTTTGaaatgttaataataataaatattactactactactgctaatACTACAGTCCACTACATTGGAGGTGCTTGGAAAACCATCATTTGTGAACAAAACACCAACATATTTAAGCCCCGTTGCTTGGGGCAAAGATTGACCCCTAACCTGAAGGGAGCACCTCTCAATGGCTGCAGTTCCTAATGAAGTTCATCACTTGAAGACGCCATCACAACCACGACATCTGCAAAAAGTAAAGTTGAGAACCTTAGGCTTCAAACCAGACACCCACCTCTTCACGACTTCACCTTGACAACCCACCCATAAACACCACAAACAGCATTAAAGACAAGTGGCAGCACTGGTGGAGACCAAACCCCATGGGAAAAAGCTCAACAGCAAAGAACATTGACACAGTTCCTACTTTGGATACACAAGATAAACCTTAAGAGCATCCTTGACACCCTGGACTCCACAGCACCCCAACCAACACATAATCTACATattacttttttattagatTAATAATTGTGGTAAATGTTAAGATACCCCTAAAATTCTACTATtatccaaaaaaataaaaaaaataaataaaacagcaaagctATGGACACAAATTCACACACCTTAAAAGTTAGAACTactacattttttatatttgttaaacaaaaaatttaattaatcaGTAACTATACAGTTTTATGTAGTAGCCTATTGGTGGTTGAACCACAAACTAGGAAAAGATAGAAGTTCCcaaggatttattttattttaagaatttaTAAAATTACGTCACCCCAGACCTCGTGGTAGATGCAGTATAACAGATATTTCTCCCATATAGTATTGTTCTGGCCTGTTGAGAATTAATTCATCCAGGATCCATGCTCCTCCCCTGGACTGAGACCTGCCTCCTGCTCAGTCTCCTCAGGAACATCAGATCTCTGACTTGTGAGAACGGAGCAGGTGAATCTGGGAGCAGACCTTTACActcacttcaactcttctgTTTTGTACTGGAAAGAACATCTTGGGTGATTAAAATAACCATGTCTGTAAGTAATAAATATCCAGTTTTATCTGTGTTCTTCCTGTTTTTAACATTAACAGATACTGAATTTCACtgcttaaatatttttgaaagcagATATAAAATGACGAGTATAGATTTGCACTGTTGTAGGCTTATTTGTCAAAGATATGTTATTATATTATCTGTGTATATTCCTATACCTGCCATAAATGGCCTAGGAACTTGTCTGGACATGTTTCCTTGCTTCAACTAGAATTTCATTCATCAGACTGTAGGGGGCAGTAAACAACCTCAAATATCTAGGGATCCTCTTCAGTTAGAGACCTGACCTCAGACCATTAAATCAATTATAAAGACCAACATTTGGTAATGCTCTGCTGACCTTTGCAGCTGGCCAAGGATTTGATGCACCCCAGTCTTGCAGATGAgaggagaaaacacaaaaagaagaggctGGTGCAGAACCCCAACTCCTACTTTATGGATGTCAAATGCATCGGTAACCACTTCCCCAAAGCTCATTGCAGCACAACAAATCTCAAAGATTACTAATAATCCTGGTCTAATTTATCAGGCTGCTACAGGATCTCCACCATCTTCAGCCATGCCCACACAGCGGTGGCCTGCCCCGTCTGCTATGTGATCCTCTGCAGGCCACGAGGGGGGAAATGCAGACTGACAGCAGGTAGGAGCATCATCACAAAGTGGTGCTAATAAGAAATCAGTTTTGTGTTTAAATGGCAGGTAGTTGCCAACATTATATTGTTCTCTACTTAGGCTGCGCCTTCAGGAAGAAATGTTCCTGAGTTATATTTTCCCAAGACATCCACTAGGAGGCAGCAGAACGAACGATGAAATAACTGGATCGGAGTCACTGTGTGGCTTAATAGAGAAATCAC includes the following:
- the LOC124874341 gene encoding 40S ribosomal protein S27-like, producing the protein MLLPWTETCLLLSLLRNIRSLTCENGAGESGSRPLHSLQLFCFVLERTSWVIKITMSLAKDLMHPSLADERRKHKKKRLVQNPNSYFMDVKCIGCYRISTIFSHAHTAVACPVCYVILCRPRGGKCRLTAGCAFRKKCS